A single genomic interval of Phycisphaeraceae bacterium harbors:
- a CDS encoding PDZ domain-containing protein, with protein sequence MRRFAGPFATLAVALATAFGQGATSEEWLAPAGSPLPIGVDDTAPPRTRDDAPRTPRDGPRGTPRDGAREPERPRDRPAPSPIDSDRRAAERRMDAEIAKGDWRRALTFAEAFLEKYPGDPLMLYQAACALAQLGERDRAFEALERSIDGGFGDLGTTLGDPDLAPLRDDPRWNALRDRLRSKRPAGERRVRLGEEAFTEWQTKYGDRRYTYLTDDARRLRLALALDERSRGEMLEMIHRQGDWCARILFDGVQNDVVLLAVPHPLDFKDFFPDQNTAGLYEHRNRRLVSRDTGASLRHEFVHLLHWGHMDRLRQVHPMWVQEGLAGLFEDYTWDEDGSPRFRPNIRHNLARGAASAGNAPPWPRFFSMNGPQFMLRAELHYALARSIFEFLADQGRLVAWYRAYTEDFERDPTGGEAMVAVFGKPLDQIERDWRRWLAGRGAVKDHYSIDPIIIGIQAENSNDGVRVTRVLRRTPAANAGLRIGDVIVEVNRESVRSLEELVMALGRRPRGEPVDIAYRRRGEYRTAVLVQTNERPALAP encoded by the coding sequence ATGCGTCGCTTCGCCGGACCCTTCGCCACTCTTGCTGTTGCGCTCGCGACCGCGTTCGGTCAGGGCGCAACGAGCGAGGAGTGGTTGGCGCCTGCTGGCAGTCCACTCCCCATCGGCGTCGATGACACCGCCCCTCCCCGCACTCGTGACGATGCGCCGCGAACGCCGCGTGACGGCCCTCGGGGTACGCCTCGCGACGGTGCGCGTGAGCCCGAGCGCCCGCGTGACCGCCCCGCCCCGAGTCCCATTGACAGCGATCGCCGGGCCGCCGAGCGCCGCATGGATGCCGAGATCGCCAAGGGTGATTGGCGCCGCGCACTGACCTTCGCCGAGGCCTTTCTTGAGAAGTACCCCGGTGATCCGCTGATGCTCTACCAAGCCGCGTGCGCGCTAGCCCAGTTGGGCGAGCGGGATCGCGCCTTCGAGGCGCTCGAGCGATCGATCGACGGAGGCTTCGGCGATCTCGGGACGACACTCGGCGACCCCGACCTCGCGCCCCTGCGCGACGACCCGCGATGGAACGCGCTGCGTGATCGTCTTCGCAGCAAGCGCCCCGCGGGCGAGCGCCGGGTGCGACTTGGCGAGGAGGCCTTCACCGAGTGGCAGACCAAGTACGGCGACCGGCGCTACACCTATCTCACCGACGATGCGCGGCGCCTGCGCCTCGCGCTCGCTCTCGATGAACGAAGCCGTGGCGAGATGCTCGAGATGATTCACCGTCAGGGGGATTGGTGCGCTCGCATCCTCTTTGACGGCGTGCAGAACGATGTCGTGCTGTTGGCCGTGCCGCACCCGCTTGACTTCAAGGATTTCTTCCCCGATCAGAACACTGCCGGTCTCTACGAGCATCGCAACCGGCGCCTCGTGAGCCGAGACACCGGCGCGAGCCTGCGCCATGAGTTTGTCCACCTCCTCCACTGGGGACACATGGATCGCCTGCGCCAGGTGCATCCCATGTGGGTGCAGGAGGGACTTGCAGGCCTCTTTGAGGACTACACCTGGGATGAGGATGGATCCCCCCGCTTCCGGCCGAACATCCGTCACAACCTCGCCCGGGGTGCCGCCTCGGCGGGGAACGCGCCTCCGTGGCCGCGCTTCTTCTCAATGAACGGACCGCAGTTCATGCTCCGCGCCGAGCTGCATTACGCCCTCGCGCGTTCGATCTTCGAGTTCCTCGCCGATCAGGGGCGGCTCGTCGCGTGGTACCGCGCCTACACCGAGGATTTCGAGCGTGATCCGACGGGCGGCGAAGCCATGGTCGCCGTCTTCGGGAAGCCGCTCGACCAGATCGAGCGCGACTGGCGCCGCTGGCTCGCCGGACGCGGTGCCGTCAAGGATCACTACTCCATTGATCCGATCATCATCGGCATCCAGGCGGAGAACTCCAACGATGGCGTGCGCGTCACGCGCGTGCTCCGGCGCACCCCCGCAGCCAACGCGGGACTTCGCATCGGTGATGTCATCGTCGAGGTCAATCGCGAGTCGGTTCGCTCACTCGAAGAGCTCGTGATGGCGCTTGGTCGGCGCCCCCGCGGCGAGCCCGTCGATATCGCCTACCGTCGGCGCGGGGAGTATCGAACGGCAGTGCTCGTTCAGACGAACGAGCGTCCAGCGCTTGCGCCGTGA
- a CDS encoding acyl-CoA thioesterase, with amino-acid sequence MSGEVPFHPALRRITSPADENHQGTVFGGVILSLIDQAGYVEARRHGLHRWVTASIDRVDFIAPVYTGDILALSTGTEHAGRSSVRVRVVVEAERWRGGETVKVTEAVLTMVAIGPDGRSVDFRSPPRSEP; translated from the coding sequence ATGAGCGGCGAGGTCCCGTTCCATCCGGCGCTTCGGCGAATCACCTCCCCTGCCGACGAGAATCATCAGGGCACCGTCTTCGGCGGCGTCATCCTGAGCCTGATCGATCAGGCCGGCTATGTCGAAGCGCGACGCCACGGCCTCCATCGATGGGTGACGGCGTCGATCGATCGAGTCGACTTCATAGCGCCGGTGTACACCGGGGACATTCTCGCACTGTCGACTGGCACCGAGCATGCGGGTCGCAGCAGCGTTCGCGTGCGCGTCGTGGTTGAAGCGGAGCGCTGGCGAGGCGGCGAAACCGTCAAGGTCACCGAGGCCGTGCTCACGATGGTTGCCATCGGCCCCGATGGCCGGAGTGTCGACTTCCGATCGCCGCCTCGGAGTGAACCATGA
- the uvrA gene encoding excinuclease ABC subunit UvrA — MSSRTSRTSDDRCIRVTGAREHNLRGLNLEIPRDQLVVLTGVSGSGKSSLAFETIFAEGQRKYMESLSAYARQFLDQMQKPNVESVEGLPPTIAIEQRSGGHTPRSTVATTTEIYDYLRLLFARAGTPTCWHRDSEDPRAAPCGRPITATSASQIVAGVVDAFAGRRIMVAAPLIRARKGFHKEVLEAIQKQGLMRARIDGRVVDLREALKAGGENPLGLGRYETHTVEAIVDRLEVSDADRQRLAESVETALKLAQGSVTILAEEAGGSWSERPYSEKFACTEHPECSLEELEPRLFSFNAPQGACPACAGLGTVSEFDEALVVPDPAVALNDGAIEAWRRWGPRTNIFYARLLRRFAALFKVAPGTSVAKLPAKVRRALLHGIPPEDAEKLGASFEGVIPNLKRRFEESESDFVKERLRQYMSSAPCQTCHGARLRPEALAVKLRSGSLKLSISETTAMNVERALAFFESLDLNREQSTIAAPILKEIRARLGFLANVGLDYLTLDRQSSTLSGGEAQRIRLATQVGSGLVGVCYVLDEPTIGLHQRDNDRLIATLKHLRDIGNTVLVVEHDEDTIRAADHLVDIGPGPGRHGGTIVAQGSVREIEGSRESLTGAFLSGRRRIEVPESRRAVDRGKALVVKGARANNLKSIDVTFPLGGLICVTGVSGSGKSTLVNEVLLKAAKRTVGGARVIPGAHDRINGLAAIDRIVEVDQSPIGRTPRSNPATYTGVFDDIRKLFAAVPESKIRGYEPGRFSFNVKGGRCEACTGQGVRIIEMHFLPDVFVTCEVCKGARYNRETLEVRYRGRTIAELLDMTVDDAVGHFEAHPRIARMLGCLRDVGLGYIQLGQASTTLSGGEAQRVKLATELGTASTGHALYVLDEPTTGLHFADVERLLHVLARLADAGNTLVVIEHNLDVIKCADWIIDLGPEGGERGGTVVAEGTPEQVALDPRSHTGRYLKSMLPSLKSPAVRRRPVRSGHG, encoded by the coding sequence ATGTCCTCACGCACTTCCCGCACCTCTGATGATCGCTGCATTCGTGTCACTGGGGCCCGGGAACACAATCTGCGCGGGCTGAACCTCGAGATCCCGCGCGATCAGCTCGTGGTCCTGACCGGCGTCTCGGGAAGCGGCAAGAGCTCACTCGCCTTCGAGACCATCTTCGCCGAGGGCCAGCGCAAGTACATGGAGAGCCTCTCCGCGTATGCGCGGCAATTCCTCGACCAGATGCAGAAGCCGAATGTCGAGTCGGTCGAGGGGCTTCCGCCGACCATCGCGATCGAGCAGCGCTCGGGTGGACACACGCCGCGCTCGACCGTCGCCACAACCACCGAGATTTACGACTACCTGCGACTGCTCTTCGCTCGCGCCGGAACGCCGACCTGCTGGCATCGCGACAGTGAGGATCCTCGCGCCGCGCCGTGCGGTCGACCGATCACCGCCACGAGCGCCAGCCAGATCGTCGCGGGCGTGGTGGACGCCTTCGCGGGGCGCCGCATCATGGTCGCGGCGCCGCTCATCCGGGCGCGCAAGGGCTTCCACAAGGAGGTTCTTGAAGCGATCCAGAAGCAGGGATTGATGCGGGCGCGCATCGACGGGCGCGTGGTCGATCTCCGTGAGGCGCTCAAGGCGGGTGGTGAGAACCCGCTGGGGCTCGGCCGCTACGAGACGCACACCGTTGAAGCGATCGTGGACCGCCTCGAGGTCTCCGATGCCGACCGGCAGCGCCTCGCCGAGAGCGTCGAAACCGCGCTCAAACTGGCGCAGGGCAGCGTGACAATTCTCGCGGAAGAGGCGGGCGGTTCATGGAGTGAACGCCCCTACAGCGAGAAGTTCGCCTGCACCGAACACCCCGAGTGCTCGCTCGAGGAACTCGAACCACGACTCTTCTCCTTCAACGCGCCACAAGGGGCCTGCCCCGCCTGCGCGGGTCTCGGCACGGTGAGCGAGTTCGACGAGGCGCTGGTTGTGCCCGACCCGGCTGTGGCTCTCAACGACGGCGCCATTGAAGCGTGGCGACGCTGGGGTCCGCGCACGAACATCTTCTACGCGCGGCTCCTTCGGCGCTTCGCGGCGCTCTTCAAGGTGGCACCGGGGACGAGCGTGGCGAAGCTTCCGGCGAAGGTCCGTCGGGCGCTCCTCCACGGCATTCCTCCAGAGGATGCGGAGAAGCTTGGCGCCAGCTTCGAAGGGGTGATTCCGAATCTCAAGCGTCGCTTCGAGGAGTCAGAGAGCGACTTCGTGAAGGAGCGCCTGCGGCAGTACATGTCAAGCGCGCCGTGCCAGACCTGTCATGGCGCTCGGTTGCGGCCCGAGGCGCTCGCGGTGAAGCTGCGCTCCGGTTCGCTGAAGCTCTCGATCTCGGAGACGACCGCGATGAATGTCGAGCGTGCGCTCGCCTTCTTCGAGTCGCTGGACCTCAATCGCGAACAGTCGACGATCGCCGCGCCGATTCTCAAGGAGATTCGGGCGAGACTCGGTTTCCTCGCGAATGTGGGGCTCGACTACCTGACACTCGACCGGCAGAGTTCCACGCTCTCCGGCGGCGAAGCGCAGCGGATTCGGCTGGCGACCCAGGTCGGCAGCGGCCTCGTCGGCGTCTGCTATGTGCTCGACGAACCGACCATCGGGCTTCATCAGCGCGACAACGACAGGCTCATCGCGACGCTCAAGCACCTGCGCGATATCGGCAACACGGTGCTCGTGGTCGAACATGACGAAGACACCATCCGCGCCGCCGACCATCTCGTCGACATCGGCCCGGGACCCGGTCGGCACGGCGGAACCATCGTTGCGCAGGGGTCGGTGCGCGAGATCGAGGGAAGCCGCGAAAGCCTCACGGGCGCCTTCCTCTCGGGGCGACGCCGCATCGAAGTCCCCGAGTCCCGCCGTGCCGTTGATCGCGGCAAGGCGCTTGTCGTCAAGGGGGCCCGAGCGAACAACCTCAAGTCGATCGATGTCACCTTCCCGCTCGGCGGGCTGATCTGCGTGACCGGTGTTTCGGGCAGCGGCAAGAGCACGCTGGTGAATGAAGTGCTTCTCAAGGCGGCGAAGCGCACGGTCGGTGGAGCTCGCGTCATTCCCGGGGCGCATGACCGCATCAACGGTCTCGCGGCGATCGATCGCATCGTTGAGGTCGATCAGTCTCCCATCGGGCGCACACCACGCTCGAATCCCGCCACCTATACCGGCGTGTTTGATGACATCCGCAAGCTCTTCGCCGCGGTGCCCGAGTCAAAGATCCGCGGCTATGAGCCCGGGCGCTTCAGTTTCAATGTCAAGGGCGGTCGCTGCGAAGCATGCACCGGTCAGGGCGTGCGCATCATCGAGATGCACTTCCTGCCCGATGTCTTCGTGACCTGCGAGGTCTGCAAGGGCGCGCGATACAACCGCGAGACCCTGGAGGTGCGCTACCGCGGCCGGACCATTGCCGAACTGCTGGATATGACCGTGGACGACGCGGTCGGCCACTTCGAGGCGCATCCGCGCATTGCCCGCATGCTCGGCTGCCTGCGCGATGTCGGCTTGGGCTACATCCAGCTCGGCCAGGCGAGCACGACCCTCTCCGGCGGAGAGGCGCAGCGCGTGAAGCTCGCAACCGAGCTCGGCACCGCGTCGACCGGTCACGCCCTCTATGTCCTCGATGAACCGACGACAGGACTGCACTTCGCCGATGTGGAACGGCTCCTTCATGTGCTGGCCCGCCTCGCCGATGCCGGGAACACGCTGGTGGTCATCGAGCACAACCTCGATGTCATCAAGTGCGCCGATTGGATCATCGACCTCGGGCCCGAGGGTGGCGAGCGGGGCGGCACGGTGGTCGCCGAGGGAACGCCGGAGCAGGTCGCCCTGGATCCCAGGAGCCACACCGGTCGTTACCTGAAGTCGATGCTTCCATCGCTCAAGTCTCCTGCGGTGCGCCGCCGACCTGTGCGGAGCGGGCATGGATAG
- the uvrB gene encoding excinuclease ABC subunit UvrB: MKSFDLHRPFEPTGDQPTAIKALAEGVLARRRWQTLLGATGTGKTFTIANVIQEAQKPTLVISHNKTLAAQLYEELRELFPGNAVSYFVSYYDYYQPEAYIPQRDIYIEKDASRNQDLDRLRLAATSHLLSRQDTIVVASVSCLYGLGSPDEYARRVLPVAVGARLPRRDFLLGLAGMQYSRNEIAPTRGQFRVRGDTIELFPAYEQHGIRIGCFGEEVESIELFDATSGEVLAQEREVFIFPAVHYVMPEEQRRTAIEQIRADLDARVLELRSEGKLLEAQRLLGRTRYDLEMIEETGFCNGIENYSRYFDGRPPGARSYCLFDYFNRVPGRAPGDWLMVIDESHVTIPQIRGMYFGDRSRKQTLVDHGFRLPAALDNRPLKFEEFVDLAPQCIFVSATPGPWELEQSEGIVVEQVIRPTGLVDPPIEIRPARGQVPDLVERCRERVARNERVLVTALTKRLCEDLTTFLHKEGLRVRYLHSEIETLERIELLRDLRGGEFDVLVGVNLLREGLDLPEVSLVCILDADKQGFLRSQSSLIQTMGRAARNANSLAVMYADQVTPEMQAAIDEVERRRAKQLAYNAEHGIDPQTIRKAIRRGIEQELAAQKTVREAMGKRRASETFDRDEFVAKLEEEMLEAARNLEFEKAAQLRDQAAKIRALPEASGRLSVSVLDDAPAKRRTKAGMPGTRAGRKRRGR, translated from the coding sequence GTGAAGTCCTTCGACCTCCACCGGCCATTTGAGCCGACGGGCGACCAGCCCACCGCGATCAAGGCGCTCGCCGAGGGCGTGCTCGCGCGACGCCGCTGGCAGACGCTGCTCGGCGCCACCGGCACGGGCAAGACTTTCACGATCGCGAATGTCATCCAGGAGGCGCAGAAGCCGACGCTCGTCATCAGTCACAACAAGACGCTGGCGGCGCAGCTCTACGAGGAGCTGCGCGAGCTCTTTCCTGGCAATGCCGTCAGCTACTTCGTGAGCTACTACGACTACTACCAGCCGGAGGCGTACATCCCGCAGAGGGACATCTACATCGAGAAGGATGCGAGCCGCAATCAGGATCTCGATCGACTTCGTCTCGCCGCCACCAGCCACCTGCTCTCGCGCCAGGACACCATCGTGGTGGCGAGTGTGAGCTGCCTCTATGGCCTCGGTTCACCGGACGAATATGCGCGTCGCGTGCTGCCTGTCGCGGTCGGTGCCCGGCTCCCGCGGCGTGACTTCCTGCTCGGCCTCGCGGGCATGCAATACTCGCGCAACGAGATCGCTCCGACGCGAGGGCAGTTTCGCGTGCGGGGCGACACGATCGAGCTCTTCCCGGCCTATGAGCAGCACGGCATCCGCATCGGGTGCTTCGGCGAGGAGGTCGAGTCGATCGAGCTCTTTGACGCCACCAGCGGTGAAGTGCTCGCGCAGGAGCGCGAGGTCTTCATCTTCCCCGCGGTCCACTATGTGATGCCGGAAGAGCAGCGGCGCACGGCCATCGAGCAGATCCGGGCGGACCTCGACGCGCGCGTGCTCGAACTTCGCAGCGAGGGCAAGCTCCTCGAAGCGCAGCGCCTCCTCGGCCGCACGCGCTACGACCTCGAAATGATCGAAGAGACCGGCTTCTGTAACGGCATCGAGAACTACTCCCGCTACTTCGACGGTCGGCCGCCCGGTGCGCGGAGCTACTGCCTCTTCGACTACTTCAATCGCGTGCCGGGGCGGGCGCCGGGCGACTGGCTCATGGTGATCGACGAGAGCCATGTCACCATCCCGCAGATCCGCGGCATGTACTTCGGCGATCGCAGCCGCAAGCAGACGCTCGTCGATCATGGTTTCCGGCTGCCTGCTGCGCTTGACAACCGGCCGCTCAAGTTCGAGGAATTCGTGGACCTCGCGCCCCAGTGCATCTTCGTGAGCGCCACACCGGGGCCGTGGGAACTCGAGCAATCGGAAGGCATCGTCGTCGAGCAGGTCATCCGTCCAACCGGACTGGTCGATCCGCCGATTGAGATCAGGCCCGCGCGAGGACAGGTGCCCGACCTCGTCGAGCGCTGCCGCGAGCGCGTCGCCCGGAACGAGCGTGTGCTTGTGACCGCGCTGACCAAGCGGCTGTGCGAAGACCTCACCACCTTCCTGCACAAGGAAGGGCTGCGCGTGCGCTATCTGCACTCGGAGATCGAGACGCTCGAGCGCATTGAACTCTTGCGCGACCTGCGGGGGGGCGAGTTCGATGTCCTGGTCGGCGTCAACCTGCTGCGCGAGGGGCTCGATCTTCCCGAGGTGAGCCTCGTCTGCATTCTCGACGCCGACAAGCAGGGCTTCCTGCGTAGCCAGTCAAGCCTCATTCAGACGATGGGCCGCGCCGCCCGCAACGCCAACTCGCTGGCGGTCATGTACGCCGATCAGGTCACGCCGGAAATGCAGGCCGCGATCGATGAAGTGGAGCGCCGGCGCGCCAAGCAGCTTGCGTACAACGCTGAACACGGCATCGACCCGCAGACGATCCGCAAGGCGATCCGACGCGGCATCGAGCAGGAGCTCGCCGCCCAGAAGACCGTGCGCGAAGCGATGGGCAAGCGCCGCGCTTCGGAGACCTTCGACCGCGACGAGTTTGTCGCCAAGCTCGAAGAGGAGATGCTCGAAGCGGCCCGCAACCTCGAGTTCGAGAAGGCGGCGCAGCTTCGCGATCAGGCGGCGAAGATTCGCGCGTTGCCCGAAGCCAGCGGTCGTCTCAGTGTCTCCGTGCTCGATGACGCACCCGCCAAGCGCCGCACGAAGGCCGGAATGCCAGGCACCCGCGCCGGTCGCAAGCGGCGCGGCCGGTAG